A region of the Pseudarthrobacter oxydans genome:
GGTGGGCGTGGCCACGGTGGCCGCCATCCACTTCGTCTGCTACGGCGACGAGGTGGTCTGCGTCATCGGCGGCACGGTGCAGGACTACATCTACTTCAACGGCGCTACCTCGCTGTACTGGGGAATGATGCTCCACGCCCTCGAAAAGGGGTACCCGCGGTACAACTTCTACGGGACGTTCGGCATCTCAGGCCAAGACGAGGAAGGCCACGGGGGCTACGCCTTCAAGAAGGGCTTCGGCGGGGAAGTGGTGCAGCTCCTGGGCGACTTCGTGCTGCCCGTCCGGCCCGCCGTGTTCCACGCCAACAAGCTGGCCAGGATGGCAGCCGGCGCCGCACGCGCCGTGCTGGGCAAGCTGCCGCTGAAGCGCTCCGCCTGACGCCGCCTGCACACCACCACAACGGGAGGAGGGACAATGACTGAGCGACCCGAGCGCCCCGGCGCCGGATCCCCGAAGGCCAGGCCGAACACGGACGGCCTGCCCAAGACCGAGCCGCTGACTCCCTCCCAGCTGCGGCAAAACGCTGCGGCCAGGAGAATGCTGCGTCGCCTGGTCCAGGGTGAAAACCCGCCCACGGCTCCCCTGAGCATCGTGGACAGGCTCACCGGCAGCCCCTACGCGAATCCCACGATCCAGGTGGGAGGGGTGGACACCTCCGCCCGCAAGACCCTGGACTTCGCCCTGCACCTGGCAGAAACCATGTTCCGCTATGGTGCGGGCGCCCTGGAAGTGGAGACCAGCATCATTGCCGTCACCGCCGCCCTGGGGCTGAAGAACATCGAGGTGGACATCACCAACCAGTCCGTTGGCATCAACTACGCCCCGAAGGACCAGACACCCATCGCACTGCTGCGTGTGGTCCGCTCCTGGACCAACAACTACGCCGGCCTGGCCAAGGTCCACCAGCTGGTGACCGACATCGTCGCCGGGGGAGTGGGCCGGGACGAGGCAATCCGGCGCCTGGACGAGGCCATCACCAGCCCCAAGCCGTTCCCGCGCTGGATGGTGACGGCGGCGTTCGGCGTTTTCGCAGCGGCATTCGTTGCCGTGCTGGGCGGCGGACCGGTGTCCTCTGCCATAGCGTTCGCAGCCAACATCGGAGTGAGCCTGCTGGCCCGCCAGCTGGGCCGGTGGCGGGTTCCCGACTTCTTCATAACGGCCAGCTGCTCTTTTGTGGTGACGCAATTGGCGCTGGTCCTCTGGCAGTTCGGCCTGACAACATCGCCGGCCATCGTGGTGGTGGGAGGCATCCTCCTGCTCCTGCCCACGGGACGCCTCGTCTCCTCAGTGCAGGACGCCATCAACGGCTTCCCTGTTACGGCCGCGGGACGGTTCCTGTCCACACTGCTCACCTTTGGAGCCATCGTGGCAGGCATCGCCGTCGCCTTCGTGGTCGGGGAGCTGACCGGCATGCAGCGCATTGACGTGACGCAGACCTTTCCGCCGGCCTACGACCTGTGGGTGCTGGTCATCCTTGTTGCCGTGGCGGTGATGGCCATCGGGGTCACGGAACAAACCAGCTGGCAGCTCCTGCTCCCCACCGCGGCGGTGGGGGTGGCCGGCTACTTCGTGCTGCTGGGCGGCGGACTGCTGGGCATCGGGGACCGGTTCTCTCCCGCCCTGGCCGCAGTGGCCATCGGCCTGCTGGCCCGCGTCGTTGCCCTGAGGATGGGCGCCCCCCAGCTGGTGGTGGCCGTGCCCGCAGCGCTGATCCTGCTTCCGGGCCTCACCATCTTCCGGTCCATGTACGTGCTCACCATCGAGGAAGCCGAGATCCTGCTGGGTGCCGGCGGGATGCTCAACGCCGGAGCCATTGTCCTGGGAACGGCCGGCGGGATCGTCCTTGGCGACACGCTGGCGCGGCCGCTGACCCGCAGCCTTGCCAGCAACGAGCGGCGCCGCGCCCGCCGCCGCTGACCGGCTGCCAGGATCTGCCTGGCTGGATCTTCCTGTTCAGATCTGCCCTACGGGCAATTTCTTCTCCGCCTGGAAATCGTCCTCAACACGGCCTTTCGCCCAGTAACCGGACAGGGACACCTGCTTGCGTTCAAGGCCGCGCTGTACAAAGAGCACATCACGCAGCGCCTTCATATAGCCGCGCTCGCCGTGGGCAAAAACGTCCACCCGGCCAGCGGGCCAGTCCGCCCCTGCCACCGCCTGCACCAGCAGGCCGCTTTCGCCCGCAGGGACGCCTCGACGGAACAGCCAGTGGAGCTTCACTCCTGCGGGGGCGGCAATCTGCTGCATGTCGGCGTCGGAATCGACCTCAAGGAAGGCGAGGCCGGCGGCTTCAGCCGGCAACGACTCTATGCACGCCGCAATGGCGGGCAACGCCGCCTCGTCCCCGGCGAACAGGTACCAGTCAGCGTCCGGGGCAGGATTGTACGCCCCTCCCGGACCGGTGAAGGTCAGAATGTCGCCCGGCCGGGCCTTCGCCGCCCACGGTCCTGCCAGCCCTTCGTCGCCGTGGACCACAAAATCGATGGCGAGCTCCCTGGCCAGGGGATCCACCCAGCGGAGCGTGTACGTGCGCGTGAAAGGCCATTGTTCCCGCGGCATGCTCTCGCGGATGCTCCACAGATCCAGCGGGGAGGGGTAGGCGACGCCCGGTTGCGGGAAGACAATTTTTACGTACCGGTCAACGAAGCCGTTGTTGACGAAGTCCGCAAAACCGTCCCCGCCGGCAACAATCCGCACCATGTGGGGCGAGAGCTGTTCCCGGCGCAGAACTGCGAGGTTGACCTGCGGGCGGCTCTTCTTGGTGGCGCTGGTGGCGGCGGGAACAATGCTCATAAGGCAAGCCTAAGCTAGGCTACCGGCGGAAGCTCCCAGGTTACGCCCGGGGCACCCTGCTCCCGCAGCAGCTCGTTGACGCGGCTGAACGGCCGCGAACCGAAGAAGCCGCGGGACGCGGACAGGGGGCTGGGATGCGCGCTGGACACGGCCGGAACCCCCGGCAACAGCGGACGCACGCTCTCCGCGTCCTTTCCCCACAGCACGGCAACCAGCGGCAGGCGTGACCCGTCCGGAGCCCGCCGCCCGGCCACGGCCTGGACGGCCGCCGTCGTAATCTCCTCCCAACCTTTCCTGCGGTGCGACCCTGCGGCTCCGGCCCTTACAGTCATCACGCGGTTCAGCAGCAGCACACCCTGCCCGGTCCAGGCGGAAAGGTCGCCGTGGACCCTCGCGGGAATTCCCAGATCCGCCTCCAGCTCCCGGTAGATGTTCGCCAGGCTCCGCGGGATGGGCCGGACGTGCGGATCAACGGAGAAGGCCAGGCCGACGGCATGCCCCGGCGTGGGGTACGGATCCTGCCCCACCATCAGGACTTTCACCTCCGCGAGGGGCTGGCGGAAAGCCCGCAGGACGTTCGACGGCGCCGGCAGCACCGTGTGCCCGGCCGCCTCTTCGTCGGCAAGGAAAGCGAGCACGCCGCGGAGTCCGCTTTCCACGCCCGCCAAGGCGTCTGCCCAGTCAGGCGCCATCAGCTCCTTCAGCGGCAGCTGCGCCAGTTCGGCGAAACCCTGCCCGCGCGCCGGATCCTGCGCCAGTTCGAAAAGGGCATCTGATTCAAACACCGTCCCATTCTCGCAGGGCGGCCGCCGGCCCCGGTCCGGCAGGCCGCCCGGCACAAATGACAACAGTGTTATTCGTCCGTAGCATGGGGGTCAGACATTTTACGTAACCAGCAAGGGAGAGTGCGCCGTGGCGGAACCAGCTCGGGAGCACCTGCCGGAGCAGGAACAGCGGAACGCCCTCCTGCCGGATTTCACGCTGCGGGATTCCCCCCTGAGCGAGCGTGACCAGCAGATGCTCGCCCTTGAACGGCAGTGGTGGAAGTACGCCGGTGCCAAGGAACAGGCCATCAGGGAACTCTTCGATCTCTCCGCGACACACTACTACCAGCTCCTCAACGCCCTGATCGATACCGAGGATGCGCTCGCGCATGACCCCATGCTGGTCAAGAGATTGCGTAGACTACGTACGTCGCGTCACCGTGCACGCACTGCACGGCGCCTGGGGTCCGACGCATAAGACGCTCACGCTGGTTCCTCAGCAGCAACACACAAGGATGTCTCTTTCCCATGACCAAATACGCCCGCGATGAATTCGACAAGGTCCCGGAGACCGCGTCGCGACAAGGTGTCCATCGCACAGCCTCTGCTCCGTCACGGGTCCGGCTGTGGCCCGTCCTGGCGGTGGGATGCGTTGCCCTGGCCATCGGGCTGGTTTCCTTCCTGATCCTGCCCAAGCTGGGGTTTGCCGGTCCGGCAAGCCAGGCCTCGTCGAGCCTCGAAGCAACACCGCTGGCCGGAACGGGGTCGACGCCCTCCGCCGCGCCGGACGCGTCCGTCACTCCCCCCGCTGAGCCCTCCGCCGCGCCTGAAACCGCCGGATCCGAAACGGTCCCCGCTGCCGGGACAGGGTCCAGTAGCCGCCCCACGGCGCAGGCTGCGTCCGTAGACAAAACCCAGCCTGTGGCGGTCTACAACGCCGCCGGGACCGCCGGGCTGGCAAGCCGAGTAGGCGGAACCGTGCAGGCGGACGGCTGGCCCCTGGGACAGGTAGGGAACTGGGCGGGAGCGCCGCAGCAGGGCTCCATCATTTTCTACTCCGGCCCAGCCCAACGGGCCAACGCGGAAGCCCTCGCGGAACTCCTGGGCGTCCCCACCGTGGTGAGCAGCACCGACTTCCAGGTTCCCCTGGTGGTTGTGCTGGGCCCGGGGTACCGGTAAGCCGGGTTCTTCCATCAGCCGCGCTGCCTTGGGCCACACCCGGTCCGGGGCCCGGCGTTACGCCTGAATAACGTTTGCCGACGGCACCGCCGGGGGCCTGCGGCACCGACCCGCATTGGCTAGAGTAAATCCCGGGCTACGGCCCGGCGCCGGGGCACCCCCGCAGCATCCCGGACCTTACGGAAAGAGTGGTCACCATGGCACGAGGAACCGTCAAGTGGTTCAACGCGGAAAAGGGCTACGGCTTCATCACCGTTGACGGCTCCAGCGACGACGTCTTTGTCCACTGGTCTGCTATCGAAGGCGAAGGTTACCGGGCACTGGACGAGGGACAGCGCGTGGAACTTGAAGTCGGCGAAGGCGAGAAGGGCCCACAGGCGGAAAGCGTCCGGCCGGCCGAGTGAAGCATCTGATTGTCCCCGCCGGGACCCTCCGTCCTGCGTTTGCCGCGGCCCTCTGCTGCACGCTGGCCCTGACCGCCTGTTCCGGGGTAACCGGAAACGCACGCCTGGAAACAACGGAAGCCTCCGGTGACGGGACGCTGCGGGTAGGCCTCATCCTGGACAATGCGGGGGAGGGCAGCTTCCTGAACGCGCCCCAGGCGGCCGCCGCCAAGCTCGCAGTCAAAGAGATCAACGCTGCCGGTGGGCACAAAGGCCGGCCCGTGGAGCTGCTGCCCTTTGAAGCCGGCCAGGATGCAGCGTCGCAGGCCCAGGCTTTGGTCCAGGCCAAGGCGGACGTGGTGATCGGCCCCACCGACTCCAGCCACGCCAAGGCCGTCGTGGACATCCTCTCCCGGGCCAGGACGCCGCTGATCTCGCCGGCCAACACCGCGGCCGGGCTCAGCACCATCCCCAGCGGCGGATACTACTTCCGGACGGCGGCCGCCGACGTCGCGCAGGGACCCGTGCTGGCCAAGCTCGCCAAGGACGCGGGCGCCGCCACCATCTCCCTGATGTTCCAGGAAGGCGCCTACGGCAGCGACGTCTCCGCCGCCGTCGCCGATTCCGCAGAACAGGCCGGACTGGAAGTGGTTGCCACAGCCGGGTTCAAGCCGGGTGAAGCGGGAAGCGCCGCTGCCGCCGCCCGCGGGGCGGAACCCGACGCCGTCATCCTGGTGGCCCGCGACGGCGCGCAGGGCGCCCTGGCTGAACTCAACAACGCCGCCCTGGCCGGCTCGAAGATCATCCTCAGCGACGGCGCGTTCGGCCGGTATGCGTCCAAGCTGGGTACCAAAGCCCTGGAGGGTGCCCGCGCCGTTGTTCCCGGCGAGCTGCCATCCGCCGCCTTCCAGGAAAGGCTCCTGGGCATCGATCCCGGCCTGAAGGACGTGTCCTTCGCCGCGGAAACGTACGACGCCGTGACCCTCGCAGCCCTCGCGGCAGCCAAAGCAGAGGACGACTCGGGCCGCTCAATTGCAGCGAACCTCATCGCCGTGTCAGGCGGGACTGCCGCCGGCAAGGATGGCGGGACTGCAACGGTGCCCGGCACGCCCTGCCCCAGCTACAAGGAGTGCCTGGCGGCGAAGGCCTCCGGTACCGGCATTAATTACGACGGCGAATCCGGCCCGGTTGCCTTCGACGCCAACGGTGACATCACCTCGGCGACGTTTACGGTGTTCACCTACGGGGCAGACAACAATCCAACGCCCACCGGCCGTGAAACTGCAGGCCGCGCCGGCTGATCGCCCTCGGCGTAGAGATGCCTGCCAGGGCGCTTTCCGCGCGTCATTCGCTTGCACTCTCCCGTGGGGAGTGCTAATTATTGAGTTAGCACTCTGACGTACCGACTGCTAAAGCAAAGCTGGTTCCGGCCGGCGGCGCGCGGCACCGGGCGAGGAGCGAAGAAACACCTCACTGGAGTGAGGCCCGCACCCGGGGGCATACAGAGGCCGCCGGCAAAGGGTCGTCCGTCGCGGGCACTGCAGCGAAGGTTCATTCTTAACGACTGTCCCGAAAGGACTACTGCCGTTATGGCCAAGATCATTGCATTTGATGAAGAGGCACGCCGCGGCCTTGAGCGGGGCCTGAACATCCTCGCCGACGCCGTTAAGGTCACCCTCGGCCCGCGTGGACGCAACGTCGTCCTCGAAAAGAAGTGGGGCGCCCCCACGATCACCAACGATGGTGTTTCCATCGCCAAGGAGATCGAGCTGGACGATCCCTACGAGAAGATCGGCGCCGAGCTGGTCAAGGAAGTTGCCAAGAAGACTGACGACGTCGCCGGCGACGGAACCACCACCGCCACCGTTCTGGCCCAGGCCCTGGTCAAGGAAGGCCTGCGCAACGTTGCCGCCGGTGCCGACCCGCTGTCCCTCAAGCGCGGCATCGAAAAGGCTGTCGAAGCCGTCACCCGCGAGCTCCTGGCTTCCGCCAAGGAAATCGAAACCAAGGAAGAGATTGCCGCTACGGCATCCATCTCCGCAGGGGACGAGGAAATCGGTGCGCTGATCGCCGAAGCCCTGGACAAGGTGGGCAAGGAAGGCGTCATCACGGTCGAGGAATCCAACACCTTCGGCCTGGAACTCGAGCTCACCGAAGGCATGCGCTTCGACAAGGGCTACATCTCCGCCTACTTCGTCACCGACGCGGAGCGCCAGGAAACGGTCCTCGAAGACCCGTACATCCTGATCGTCAACTCCAAGATCTCCAACGTCAAGGAACTGGTTGCTGTCCTCGAAAAGGTCATGCAGTCCAACAAGCCGCTGCTGATCATCGCCGAGGACATCGAGGGCGAGGCCCTGGCCACCCTGATCGTCAACAAGATCCGCGGCACCTTCAAGTCCGTTGCCGTCAAGGCTCCGGGCTTCGGTGACCGCCGCAAGGCACAGCTCGCCGACATTGCCGTCCTCACCGGCGGCCAGGTCATCTCCGAGGAAGTCGGACTCAAGCTGGAAAACGCCGGCCTGGAACTCCTGGGCAAGGCACGCAAGGTTGTGGTCACCAAGGACGAGACCACCATCGTTGAAGGTGCCGGCGACGCCGACCAGATCGCCGGCCGCGTGTCCCAGATCCGCGCCGAGATCGAGAACTCCGATTCGGACTACGACCGCGAGAAGCTGCAGGAACGCCTGGCCAAGCTGGCCGGCGGCGTTGCAGTGATCAAGGCCGGTGCCGCAACCGAGGTTGAGCTCAAGGAGCGCAAGCACCGCATCGAAGACGCAGTGCGCAACGCCAAGGCCGCTGTTGAAGAAGGCATCGTTGCCGGTGGCGGCGTGGCCCTCATCCAGGCCGGTGCCAAGGCATTCGCCAACCTGCAGCTGTCCGGCGACGAGGCCACCGGTGCCAACATTGTCCGCGTTGCCATCGATGCTCCGCTGAAGCAGATCGCCTTCAACGCCGGCCTGGAGCCGGGCGTTGTGGTTGACAAGGTTCGCGGCCTGCCCGCAGGACACGGCCTGAACGCCGCAACCGGTGAGTACGTCGACCTGCTGGCTGCCGGCGTGAACGACCCCGTCAAGGTAACCCGCTCTGCCCTGCAGAACGCGGCTTCCATTGCCGGCCTGTTCCTCACTACCGAAGCTGTTGTTGCCGACAAGCCGGAGAAGAACCCGGCCCCCATGGGCGGCGGCGACGACATGGGCGGCATGGGCGGCTTCTAAGCCCTCCTGCCGGGCTTTGTCCCGCTGGAAACGAATGCGGCCCCCTCTCTTGAGGGGGCCGCATTTGTGTTCCTGGAGAGTGCCTGGCTTTTACTTCCGGGCGCTGGACAGCATTCCCTCGACTTCCCTCTTGAAGGCCTCTGCCGCTGCCTGGGGAGTCAGGCGGTCGTAGAGAACCTCATCGGTGTACCGCTTGATGACGTTCTGTACGCTGCCCGCGCCCACCGGAGGAACGGGCGGCGCGTCCTTCATATCCGGAGCAATGTCCTTCAGGAAGCCCACCACGGTGGTGTCTGCCGGTTTCAGGGACGGTGTGATGCCCTTTACGATCTCCGTGTTGGTGGGCACGCCGCGGTCCGTCATCAGGATTGCGCCGGCTTCCGGGCTGTTCGCCAGGTAGTTGATGAAGGTTGAGGCGGCTTCGGTGTGCTTTGACCGTGAGGAAGCGGACCAGAACATGGTGGGCTTGTAGTACATGCCGTTCTCAGCGGCAACACCGTCGAGGCTAGGCGCACGGAGCATCTTGATGCTGCTGCCGGTAGTGGACCCGAGCGATCCGAGCTGGTTGGTCCACCACCATGCCATCCCCACCCTGTTGGTGCCGAAGAGGCTTTCTTCCAGGCCCGCGCCGGAGTCCTCGGTAGCCACCGTGGCCGGCGGGCTTGCCTTGGAGTCGCGCTGTTCCTTGAGCCGCTCCCAGAAGGAAGCGGCCGTTGCAGTGTCGAAATCGAGCTTGCCGTCCTCGGAGTAGAGATTCTCCCCATGCTGGCGAAGCCAGATGATCAGGTCTGCCTCGTTGCTGCCATATGCTGCGCCGTAGTTCTTGCCGTCTCCGGCGGCGCTGATCTTCGTTGCAGTCTCAATGAAGTCGTCCCACGTCCATGAGGTGTCATCCGGAAGCGGAACGTTTGCTGCCTCGAAAACCTTCGTGTTGGCCATGATGACGTAGGCGTTCCGGCCGGTGCTCAGGCCGTATTGGGCGCCGTCGTACTGGCCCGAGGCCAGGGCTTCCTTGTCGAGTTTGGAGGTATCAATGCCGCTTTGCTTGGACAGATCCAGGAGCGCCCCGCGGCCGCCGTATTCGGCAATGTACTTCTGGTCCATCTGGATCACGTCCGGCGCGTCGTTGGCCGCGGTCTTGGTGGCCAGCTTGTCCCAGTAGCTGCCCCATTCGCCCGGCTCGGACTCAATCCTGATGTTCGGGTGTTCCGCTTCAAAGGCATCGATGACCTTTTCGGTCTGGGCGTTGAGGTATTCGTTCCCCCACCAGGCGAAGCGCAGGGTTACTTGCTCATTGCCCTCGGAGCCGGAAGAGGAACCGCAGCCTGTGGCAAGGAGGGAAAGGGCGACGGCTGCTGCGCCGAGCTGGAACCTTCTCCGGCGGAGGGTTGGAATCGTCATTGATATGCCTTCCTAATGGCGGGGCGCTTCTCTTGGGTGGACGCTGGCGTCGGGTTGTCGGCAGTGCCGGCCGCTGAGAAAACGCTTTCTCATGTCAGTAGTGCGATTCTGCCTGCCTGCCATTGCCCGCGTCAAGCATTTTCGGTAAACGCTTTCCGTCAGGTCAAGGCCTGATCCGCCTGGCGGCCCGGGTAGGGCGCGTGTGCGGCGGAGGTACGGTACGGCATCGTACGGTGGCAAAGGCCCGGTTTGTCCTGCCGGTCTGGGAGGATGGACCGGTGACAATTACTGCAGCGGCCGACGGTTCGGCCTTGGGAAACCCCGGTCCGGCCGGCTGGGCCTGGTACGTGAACGACGATTGCTGGCGCGCCGGAGGATGGCCCCACGGGACGAACAACCAAGGCGAGCTGATGGCGGTCCTGGATCTGTTGCGGGCCACGGCCCACCTTCCCCAGGAGGACCTGCACATCCTCTGCGACAGCCAGTACGTCATCAATTCGATCACCAAGTGGATGCCGGGATGGAAACGCAAAGGCTGGCGCAAGGCCGACGGCAAGCCGGTCCTCAACGTGGATTTGCTCAAGGAGCTGGACCGGGAGCTCGCCGGCCGGAAGTACACCTTCGAATGGGTCAAGGGGCATGCCGGGCATGACTTGAACGAAGCCGCGGACGAGCGCGCCAGGGCGGCCGCGACCGCCTACCAGCAGGGGGTGGCTGCCCGGTCCGGGCCCGGTTTCCCTGGCGCCCACCACGCCCACCATCCGCCGGCGGCCAAGGATACGCCGGAGGCCGCCCCCCGTGCACCCCGGGAAGCCGCGACCTTGCCAGGAGCCTACGAGGAGCCGGACCTGTTCAGCCAGCTGGACAACGGCGCTTTCGGCGGACCGGACGCCGCTGCCCAGCCAGGTGCCGCCGTGCCGGAGGCCTTGGTGGAGGAACTGGAGCGCGAGCTGCTGGGCCCCCTGGTGCGGGGGGACATCGGCCGGACGGCTGTCCTGCTGCACCCCGATTTCATGGAGATCGGAAGCTCGGGCAGGGTGTGGACCCGGGACGCCATGATGATGGCGCTCGAGGAGGACCCGGGCGAGCGGACAGACATTGAGATACTTGGCGCGGACCGTATTGGCGCTGACGCGGTCCTGCTGACGTACCGCAGCTACGCGCGCTCCGGCACCACGCTCAGAAGCTCACTGTGGGTGCTGGACGGCGGCCGCTGGCGGCTGCGGTTCCACCAAGGTACTCCCGAGGCTTAGCCGGCTCCTGGGTATCTACCCGGTCAGCTGAACCGCTGCGTGTTGCCCTGTTCCGCCTGTGCGTAGGTGGCAGCCGCGGAGGCAAGCGCCGTGTTGATGGACGCCAACGAGGCCTCCACGCGTCCCTGCGTGATGGTCCATTCCGTGATGAGCGCCTGGAAATTCGTGGCGGCGGTGCCCCGCCATGACCCCTGGAGCTCGTCCAGCCCGCGTTTCATTGCCTGGACGTCCGCGCTGATCCTGTCCACTGTCGCCTGGACACTGGCGGACTTCAGCTGAAGGAGTTCGGTGTCGACGGAAATGATGCTCATGGCCGTGCCTTTCGCTGTGGGGGCAGCTTTCGCCTGCGGGGCCCGGCTGGTCCGGACCGCTGATAACGAGCGTAGGGAGCAGGCCCCTGGAGCCGCTACGGTCCGGCGCTATATGTGGACAACCCCGCCGTCGCTGCCTGTTCCGCCTCGGCAGCTGCCCCGGTATTCAGCGCGTCATCACGGTGCGGAAGGCTGACCACCAAGGTCGCGCCGCCGCCGTCGGTATTTTCCACCCGGACGGAACCGCCGTGGGACCCTACAATTGCGGCCACAATGGCCAGGCCGAGTCCGCTTCCGCCCGTTTCCCTGGTCCGTGAGGTGTCCGCCCGGTAGAAGCGCTCAAAGACCTTGGAGGCGTCCTCTTCGGAGATGCCGGGTCCATGGTCGCGCACTTCAATGACCGAGCGCAGCTGTCCGTCCTCCCTGGCGCGCACCCCCACCGCCAGTTCGATCGGGCTGCCCTCCGGCGTGTAACGCAGGGCATTGCCCACGAGGTTCCCCACCACCTGTCGGAGTTTGGCTTCGTCCCCCAGCACCGGGGCAGCCGCGGCAGGTCCGCCGTCGAGCCCGGTCAGCGAAATCGCCCGCGAGCGGTCGCTGGCCTGCGTGTCCACCACGGCGTCATGGGCGAGCAGCTGGAGGTCCACGGGCTTCTGCTGCAGCGGCCGCTGCTCGTCGAGGCGGGCCAGCAGGAGAAGGTCTTCGACCATTGAGCCCATGCGCTTGGCTTCGCTTTCAATCCTTCCCATGGCTGTGGCCACGTCTTCCTCGGTGGTCAGTGCGCCGTGCCGGTACAGCTCAGAGAAGCCACGGATGGTGACAAGCGGGGTCCGCAGTTCGTGGGAGGCGTCAGCGGCGAACCGCCGCATCCTCGCCTCCGAGGCCGTACGTGCCGCGAAGGCCGTCTCAATGTGGGCCAGCATGGCATTAAGCGACCTGCTGAGCCGTCCCAGTTCAGTGCCGGGATTTTCGACGTCGACACGGCGGGAAAGGTCACCGGCGGCAATGGCCGCCGCCGTCTTTTCCACCCGGGCCAGCGGGCGGAAGGAGCGGGACACGGTCCAGCTCGCGATCAGGGAGGCCAGCAGCAGGGTCAGCAGGCCCACCCCGGTCACCACCAGGGAGGCATGTTTGAGGACATCGTCCACGCTCTGCAGGGGCAGCCCGATGACCACCACAGCGGTGGTCTGGTTGTTCTGCACCGGCACGGCCACCACCCGCCAGTTCTGCCCGTCCGTACCGCGCACCTGA
Encoded here:
- a CDS encoding ribonuclease HI family protein: MTITAAADGSALGNPGPAGWAWYVNDDCWRAGGWPHGTNNQGELMAVLDLLRATAHLPQEDLHILCDSQYVINSITKWMPGWKRKGWRKADGKPVLNVDLLKELDRELAGRKYTFEWVKGHAGHDLNEAADERARAAATAYQQGVAARSGPGFPGAHHAHHPPAAKDTPEAAPRAPREAATLPGAYEEPDLFSQLDNGAFGGPDAAAQPGAAVPEALVEELERELLGPLVRGDIGRTAVLLHPDFMEIGSSGRVWTRDAMMMALEEDPGERTDIEILGADRIGADAVLLTYRSYARSGTTLRSSLWVLDGGRWRLRFHQGTPEA
- a CDS encoding WXG100 family type VII secretion target, coding for MSIISVDTELLQLKSASVQATVDRISADVQAMKRGLDELQGSWRGTAATNFQALITEWTITQGRVEASLASINTALASAAATYAQAEQGNTQRFS
- a CDS encoding cell wall metabolism sensor histidine kinase WalK, with the translated sequence MLQRWKSASLRTQLVAMIMALLIVALTVTGAGTLALLHSYLQAQVDDKLTAAVDLARQQRSFTPLQAPNPMVPTDYSLILFAPGEEPYPFGGDPESRPDISSVTVQQAQERGAVPYQVRGTDGQNWRVVAVPVQNNQTTAVVVIGLPLQSVDDVLKHASLVVTGVGLLTLLLASLIASWTVSRSFRPLARVEKTAAAIAAGDLSRRVDVENPGTELGRLSRSLNAMLAHIETAFAARTASEARMRRFAADASHELRTPLVTIRGFSELYRHGALTTEEDVATAMGRIESEAKRMGSMVEDLLLLARLDEQRPLQQKPVDLQLLAHDAVVDTQASDRSRAISLTGLDGGPAAAAPVLGDEAKLRQVVGNLVGNALRYTPEGSPIELAVGVRAREDGQLRSVIEVRDHGPGISEEDASKVFERFYRADTSRTRETGGSGLGLAIVAAIVGSHGGSVRVENTDGGGATLVVSLPHRDDALNTGAAAEAEQAATAGLSTYSAGP
- a CDS encoding extracellular solute-binding protein; its protein translation is MTIPTLRRRRFQLGAAAVALSLLATGCGSSSGSEGNEQVTLRFAWWGNEYLNAQTEKVIDAFEAEHPNIRIESEPGEWGSYWDKLATKTAANDAPDVIQMDQKYIAEYGGRGALLDLSKQSGIDTSKLDKEALASGQYDGAQYGLSTGRNAYVIMANTKVFEAANVPLPDDTSWTWDDFIETATKISAAGDGKNYGAAYGSNEADLIIWLRQHGENLYSEDGKLDFDTATAASFWERLKEQRDSKASPPATVATEDSGAGLEESLFGTNRVGMAWWWTNQLGSLGSTTGSSIKMLRAPSLDGVAAENGMYYKPTMFWSASSRSKHTEAASTFINYLANSPEAGAILMTDRGVPTNTEIVKGITPSLKPADTTVVGFLKDIAPDMKDAPPVPPVGAGSVQNVIKRYTDEVLYDRLTPQAAAEAFKREVEGMLSSARK